Within Candidatus Latescibacterota bacterium, the genomic segment TATCATGATCCTTCCGACACCATCAGCTTTCGCAGCTTCCAGCTGGACCTTGAGGTCTTCCATATCATTATTCTTGTAGCGATACCTCTTGGCCTTACATAACCTCACGCCGTCAATGATCGAGGCATGGTTCAGTTCGTCGCTTATGATCGCGTCGTCCGCGGAGAGAATCACTTCGAAGAGGCCCCCGTTAGCGTCGAAGCACGATGTATAGAGGATCGCGTCCTCAGTCTTGAAGAACTGGGATATCTTCCCCTCGAGTGTCTTGTGTATGTCCTGTGTGCCGCATATGAACCTGACTGACGACAGTCCGAATCCATGGCTGTCCATTGCTGACTTGGCCGCTTTGATAAGGCCCGCATTATTCGCCAGGCCCAGATAGTTATTCGCGCAGAAGTTCAGGACATTCTCGCCTGTGGAGACTGTAATAGCCGCCTTCTGGTCCGAGGTGATGATCCTTTCGTTCTTGAACAACCCAGCCTGTCTGATCTCTTCGAGAGTAGCTTTGAGCTCTTCTTTTAAATTGTACATTCCCCGCTCCTCTTTCCTTTCTTTCCGGCAGGATCGCCCGCCGTTGCAACCGGACTATATCCTCAATTCACCCTTTTCCGCCCTCGATCCGAGGACCTCCAGCATATCCCTGGTCATCTCTTCTATCCCATATTCCGGCAACCATCCCCATTCGGCTCTTGCCGCCGAATCGTCCATATTGTTCGGCCATGAATCTGCTATCGCCTGACGGACAGGATCGTTCTCGTATGTGATCTCGAATCCTGGAATATATTTTCTTATCTCGGCAGCGATCATTTCGGGAGTGAAATGCATGGCTGTGACGTTGAAAGCATTCCTGTGCGTAAGGGCCCCGGAATCGATTTCCATCAAATCGATCGCAGCCTTTATCGCATCAGGCATATACATCATATCCAGAGAAGTATCAGGATTCAGATAGCAGGTATACCTGCCGTCAAGGATAGCCCTGTAGAATATCTCCACCGAGTAATCTGTCGTGCCGCCGCCCGGAAGAGTGACGTTCGAAATGATACCGGGGTACCTTACACCCCTCGTATCGACACCGAACCGGAGATTGTAGTAATCACATAGAAGTTCACCTGACACCTTCGTTACCCCATACATGGAGTGGGGACGCATTATAGTGTCCTGAGGAGTGTCATCGAGAGGAGTATCCGGACCGAAAGCTCCTATCGAACTCGGGACAAAGAGACTGCATCCGTTTTCCCGCGAGACTTCCAGTGCGTTGAACAGCCCCTCCATATTTATCTGCCATGCTTTCTGCGGACTCGATTCGGCCACGGCCGAAAGAAGAGCCGCCAGATGATAGATGACGTCGATATCGTTCTCCCTGACAATGCGGTTGAAATCCTCTATCGACAATACGTCGAGCTTCTCGAACCTCTCCGCGCAGTCCAGACATCCATTCCCGTCATCCCTGATATCGGTGGCGACGATATTATCCCCACCATACCTTTCACATAGAGCGCCGGCCAACTCCGAACCGATCTGTCCGAGCGATCCTGTGATCAGTACTTTTCTCTTCTCGATATTTCCCATCTACGCCCCTGCCTTGTTGTCTGTTCCAAATGGTACATCATAATACATCAAATTATTGTACAGCCACACCGAGGTCAAGCCTTCCTGTTCCTGCATGCCGGACGGCTGAAAATGATTTTCGTTTATTACTGCCTGCCAGGCTACCCTACTCGAGATCTTTCAGTGCCTCCTCTGTAGCGTGAAGCAGAGCATCAGGACCGACCGGAGTCCCATCTGCGTTGATCATCCACAGGTCAGGCGCAATGTTTCCAGCCAGCGACATCCTCTCGAATTCACTGCCTATGTTTCCTGCCTTTTTCATCTGTTCCTTTACCTGGAAGGCGATCATATGTCCGATCGCGTAATCCGGGATATAGAGGAACGAGTGGATGATATGAGAATAGATCCCGAGAATATAGATATCCTTAACGCCGAACACCGGAGCGAAATACTGGTTCCAGACATCCTTTGAGATATCCAGCACCGCATCCCTGAGTTCCCCGGCTGTAGCTTCCGGATTATCGTACATCCATCTCCAGATACGCATGTCTACAAGAGAGACGCCACCGATCTCGTATGTGTTCCAGAAATCGTTCAGGACATGCATCGCTTCTGACTTGGGGTCGTGTCCAGGCTCGAGGCCAAGGAGCATCAGGTCATTCTCCTGAAAGACGTACGCAAAAGCCTCGGTGAACGCAGTGTTTGGGACACCGTTGAGAAGGGTGTGGTCGATATAGTTCATTGTTATCGTCTGTTCGACATTATGCCCCAGCTCATGGGTAGCGATGTTGAATCCCTTATAGTCCATCCCATTCTTCCCTATCCTGGTCCGAAGTCTCGCGGGCTGGTTCCGCATCTCTCCACCGGATGCATGGCCACTGCCGCGCGCTGCTTCGACAAGTATGTTCTCCGAGATATCGTCTATCTTGCTTTTATCGAAACCGAGGAGACCGAGGAACTTGGGTATATCCTTTTTAAAGTCTTCCGGATTCGGATACTTCTCCCGGACTATCCTGTCCAGTTCGGCTTCGTTGTATTTTCCGGTGGAACGGAATCCGTTGTACCAGATGTCGAATGGTTCCAGATCCCTGCCGAGCCTCTTCTCTATGATCGCCCCGACTTTTTTGACCAGAGGTGAAGAACAAACCTTTACCAGCATCTTCTCCACGTCCTCTTCACGTATCTCCCTTCCTTCATCGAAACGCCTCGATATTAACGTCGGAGCGGAAGGAGAATACTCGTCGAGGAGCCTTGAAGCCCTGAAACAACCG encodes:
- a CDS encoding NAD-dependent epimerase/dehydratase family protein; the encoded protein is MGNIEKRKVLITGSLGQIGSELAGALCERYGGDNIVATDIRDDGNGCLDCAERFEKLDVLSIEDFNRIVRENDIDVIYHLAALLSAVAESSPQKAWQINMEGLFNALEVSRENGCSLFVPSSIGAFGPDTPLDDTPQDTIMRPHSMYGVTKVSGELLCDYYNLRFGVDTRGVRYPGIISNVTLPGGGTTDYSVEIFYRAILDGRYTCYLNPDTSLDMMYMPDAIKAAIDLMEIDSGALTHRNAFNVTAMHFTPEMIAAEIRKYIPGFEITYENDPVRQAIADSWPNNMDDSAARAEWGWLPEYGIEEMTRDMLEVLGSRAEKGELRI